The DNA window ttactcttccctctggcttgctcagctacctttcttgtACGGCTTAGGCCACCTGCGGAGGGATGACACGGGACACCATGATGAACTCTAATATGAATCAACAGTTAAGAGAATGGCCACAGGCAGTCATTCACTTGTGGTTTTCTCTTCTCAAATGTCTCTAGATCTGTGTCACGTTCACAGCTGAAGCTCACTAGGACGAGACCCAAGCTGGCCTTTCTGTTACCATCTTCTGTCTGCAGCAGTATGAATGACTGTGCTCCCACAGCCTTCTGCCACATGGGGGCCCCCAAGGGTATCTCCAGAAAaacctgtgcctgtgtgtttacaCCGGCCCCTCCCTAAGCCCCTTGCATGTTCATCCTGTGTGTTCTGAATAACTTCTCGGGCTCTACCGATGTAAGACATGCTTCTAGAAAACTCTTTCTTCCTAGAAACATTCGGAAATCCTCCTGCCAGGGAGACTGGGGTGACCTGGTAAATCTTTAATTCTCCTAGCCCTCTTTAGGATTCGCTTCCATTGGCTTGAGGGCAGAGATGGCGACTTCATCCCAccaaggagcagcagcaggaagtCAGATGGAGCACAGACTCTGTGAAACATCAATAGGACAGGGGGAAAGACCAAGGTATgtttcaggggtgtgtgtgtgtgtgtgtgtgtgtgtgtgtgtgtgtgtgtgtgcgtgcgcatgtgtgtgtactgttaTAGCTTTGGGGGGTGATGAGCTTAGAACAGAAAAGGCAGTCTGCCCGGTGTTGGGTTGGATTTTAAGAGCCCTAGGAAGGTTTTTCCCCTGGCTGGAATCATGCCGCTCCAACCAGTTGCAGTTGGAATGCACAGTACTGTTCCTAAGAAAGAATGCAGGACAGCTGCCTGCCCCAGAGGTCTGTGGGGGAGGGCTTCATAGctaagggggaagaagaggacagAAGTGTggcagatgggggtggggtttaAGACCCGGCAGGGAGTGTCTCAGGAGTCGGATACCCAGAAGGAAGTCAGTGGGTGCTATTGGGATTGTTGGTCTCCTGGAGAAGCAGATGGCATCGTCatgttctgtcttctttcttctcacATTTTCCAGTCGTTTCACAGAAACAGTTAGTCATGTATTGAAGGAAATCTTGAGTTTATGTACATTTAATCCAAACTGGCCCTCACCTGTTAACCCCTTTTCTTATGCTGACTGGCTCACTGCCTAGGACTAAATTTCTTCCCTTGCTGGGCTCTGGGggtccctttgacctcttttctcTGTGACCACTTGCACCTTGATATGGGACAATCCCTGTATCACAGAAGCTTCTTCCAATGGTTGAACTCATGGTACCCTTGAGTGGCATCGGGGAAGACAGAGAGGGACTTATGGACTTACCGACCTAACTGCCAGTACAGGGTGATGATTATTTTCTGGTGGAAACATTCTGCTCACTGTAACCAAGACCTCTGTGCTAGCAGAGTGTAAGGTCTTGGGGACTGGAAACAAAATTTTGCTGATGTCAAGTGGTATCATTTCCACTTGACTTCTACCCATGAATTCTGACCAATGAATCTTGACTATGAACAGATGACACTGTATACTCTGATATTACCAGGCCCGTGTATAGTCTCTACCCCGTTACTGTAGTCACATTGTGATGAGCCTATTGGCTGATGATTGGGTGACTGGAGAAGAGACTGACTGGCACCAACAGAATGGGTCATCCCATCAACTTGGTGATTGAGCTCTTCCTTTGCTGAGGTCAATTTTTGATGAGCATTCAGAAGTTCTCCTGGTTGTCTTCCCTGCGGTCCTTCCAGATACCtctttcagaccaatttaccatTGATTTCCCAGCCATGTTGTTTCCAAATCTACATCATCCAGCCAAGTTGTTGGTTAGTAATAGTTGCATTAAAACATAAAACTCTACCCCTAGACCTCAAGTTTGAGTTTGAATTACATATAGACTATGCTCATTTCATCCCAATACCTTCTAATGCCTTAACACACTGCCCCAGCTTTTGTATGAAGCATCGATTACTTCTGAGATGAGCTTATGGAGATTTTGTGCTCTTTCTTAAAATTTTCTGAGTACACTGAGCCCTCTAGAGTAATTATAAAACTTTGTAATCAGGACCACATGGTCTAGAGATGAGGCTTAGCTTGTCTAGAAAGCACGAAGCCCTTGGTTCAATCCCTATGTAAGCTAGACTAGCTGGCTACTGATGTCAGGGTGACTACCTGTCTCTGCTGCTCCGTCATTACAAGCACCTCCTACTTTGAGCTCGGGAGCCTCATTCTTGTGAAGCTAGACCTCATAGCTGAGCTGCCTCCCAACCTAGTGGTTTAAATTCTCAGGAACAAGGAGGACAACTTTCCTCTTGTGCCCTCTCCACTTGCCATGGATGGAGCACTGATGTGTTGTTGCTCTTGTCTCAACAGAGCCAGTCGGGGCCAGGAGAGCAACTTCAAGCAGAGCCAGGGAACATCCACACTACGGCTCCTCCTGCTAGGGAAACAGGGAGCAGGCAAAAGCGCCACAGGAAACACCATTCTGGGCAAAGCCGTGTTCGAGTCCAGGTTCAGTCATCACATGGTAACCAAGAGGTGCCAGAGTGAGAGTGTGTCAGTAAGAGGGAAGCAGGTCATTGTTATTGATACTCCAGATCTCTTCTCCTCACTGGGCTGTCCAGAGGTTCAACAGCAGAACCTGCGGCAGTGCTTGGACCTCTTAGCTGACCCCTATGTGCTACTTCTGGTCACTCCCATTGGTCACTCTACAGAGGAGGACAAGAAGACCATTGAGGGTATCCAGGGTGTGTTTGGCCCTCAAGCCTACAGACATATGATTGTGGTCTTCACTCGGGAAGATGAGCTGGGTGAAGACACACTGCAGAACCACATTGAGAGCAAGAAGTATCTGAAGAAGTTGATTGAAAACATTGGAAGTCAACGATGCTGTGCTTTCAACAACAAGGCGGACAAGAAGCAGCAGGAACTGCAGGTGTCCCAGTTTCTTGATGCAATTGAATTTTTAATGATGGAGAGCCCTGGGACATATTTTGAGCCCTTGAAAACGGAAAACAGTGGAGTCCAGGTAGGACTGGTAGGAGGAACATAACCCTAAATCGCCTAAATCAATAGAGTTTCTTGCATGATTACCACAGCATCTTTTGGAatagcaaaatcagaaatcacCCAAAGACCCATCACTGAGAGGATGCCCATAGGATAAGGCAGATTGTTCCCATGAAAGAGTGGGGCAGCTCCATCTATAGTAACTTGTGCAGGTGTGAAGTTTCTGATACCAAGCAGTTTACTGAACAGCAAGCCTGGTGAACACAGAGAAATATAGAAGGATATGTAAGTGCTGATGGCAATCACTTGTGAGTTGGATATGGAAGGTTATTAATTTTATAGTATGCATAGCATACTTATactgaaacaagaaacaagaggggggagagggagagagaggggaaagggaaagggagggagagagagagagagagagagagagagagagagagagagagagaggagaaaggggaagggagggagagataatgCATTAAAGATATTGGGTGAGGGCAGgtagggaagcagaggctggtTCTTCTGGTTGGCATGATTATTAACAGATATAACATGGAGCCTAGGAAGTTTCTAAGAAAAGTCAATTTTcaagatggaaagatattgttttcaCATTAGTTATGTGTTTGATTTTCCATACCTGGCGAGGTATTCACAATTTAACTTCATGTCAGAGGCTCCATCCCCAATTTGGAGAGCAGCAAGGGAATAATGGGGTGCAGGAAATGCCTCCATCTCTGGGAACCTGTCCCACAGCATCAGTGAGATTGAAAATTGGACAGGCGCACAAAGGAAACTGAGGACAGTgaccttactgtgaccacttccTTATCAGCAGATATTGTCTCCAAATGTGTGAAAAGATGACCTCCtttactcctgtgtgtgtgtgtgtcatcctCCCCTTTATTTTCTAGGGTTGTGGGACTGGAGTGACATATAAAGGAGACAATCTGTGTGGTAAGTTGATCACCTAAACATTTAGACTCAGGTCTATATTCTTCTAATGCTTTGCCCCATCCAAAGAAAAGTGGGAAAACtaacaaataagaaacaaaatacacATGGAGACCTATTCTCTGTTCCCAGAGGACtcctgacgtgtgtgtgtgtgtgtgtgtgtgtgtgtgtgtgtgtacatgtgtctgtatgtgtgcgaATCAGTACAGCAGCACACTGCCAGTGTCTCTGGACTCTGTTGTTCTATGGAGCCAGCCTTGATTTCCATGGCTCTCTGCCTAACTCAGTTTTTTCTTCCTGGACATGAGTCTAGCATTCCTGATGGGGACcatgtaggcatacattttttcCAAACTACTTTAATTAGCAttcaacctcccctctagcccaccaTACACTAGAGTAGTGGGGAAAAAGTTATTAGGATACGGGGGAAGTAAAcctgtttaaaaatagttctttgggggcgagtCCAGTCTTTGTTGTCAAGATATCAACAGTCCAGTCCTctagcaaaacaccaacacaGATCAGCAATGGCAGGTCTCACAAAAGCCATTACTGAGTCAGCAAAGGCAggtcaatccagaagaaaccacaaggctctgccaatTGGTCTGAGTCTGTAGAAGCAGCAAGAAATcaccagaacaccaccagaagttttctggtgcatttctctctataaaGTCATGACAAATGGTTACCAACAAAGaatggcaaggtgaaccaataccatCGAGCATCATCTACTGTCCATTGGTTATCCTTGTACCCTTTCCAAATATCACGTGTTCTCTCGagcatctgctctagcaaaacatcccAAGCCTCTTTCCCAGGCTGCCTCCAGAAAAGCACCACATGTCTGTCCTCAGCAAAGCATCTTCTCACATGTCTGTTTCAGGAAATACATActttcataagacagtttccagaaaaacatcccactacacaactgagtctccaaagaaaccagaaatttctacttcaggACCAGGAAACACTTCTCACTGGTTCAGAGTATCTTTGTACTGACTTCCATTAGTTGTGTGTCCTGTGTAGCAACATGGGTCACTACGCAATAGTAGCTAGAATCTCTGTAGTGAGGACATACTGGCCTATGAAGTCACAGATATTTTTTAGCTTATTTTTGGGTCTGCCCTGTTTAAGAACTAAAACTCTCACAGTGAATTGCTCAGACAAGGTCTAACACTGATGATCGGCTGAGAAAAAAAGACATCTCCAGGGCTGCTGGCTTCTCTCCAGTACCTGCTTCTATCCACCACACTATATGGCTCTCCTGTACTGAAGGAGCCCTCCTTTGAAAGAAATAacaagtagaaaataataatatgtttttccctttgagttttctTGGGTGGAGCATGTAAGGCAGTAGATTTCCGTAAGGTTTTCCATAGCTAATCCTCTTTGCATTCCCTCATCTTCTCAATATACACATCCCTCCCTCCTTAAACGACTCTTTTCTAGTTTCCTTCTACCTATGTTCCACGACCCCTCCTCCACAAGGGAACCTGCCCTCACTCTTCTTCCCAACTTCCTGCTTCCACCAGAACACCATGTCAATGTTGTGTATATGAGCCACATATTCCTTATCTTGTCATTAGTTGATGCATATCTGAGTTTTTCCCATTTCTTGGGAGACCAGCCTAGATCTCCGTAGTGTGGTTTGTAGACACTGGGTATGTGACAGGAGTAGAACAGGCATGGCAGAGGTGTACCATGAGAATCAGAGGGAACAATTTGTCCCAAAGGACATAGTAAGTACTTATTTTTTTAGTTCTACCCAGACacaattttattcttctttacaGCCAAATTagactttaatatatatatacacatatgttacATGTGTCTGTAATATTTTACAATGTaacattacatatacatgtaacaTATGTATAATATTACATGTGTAAAATATTACAGATACATGTAGCTATGTGTATATCTAcatctatgtatgtgcatgcatatgtatattcatatatatgcatatatgtaaataagcacacatatatgtatatatacaatatacatatatacacatacatgtatatattacagtcatttatatatacatacatatgtatatatatcacatttgTGGGTGAGTGTTCTCCTTTTTATATGTGTGCATCGGTGTGCGTGCATATACATGTGAACATGTTTGTGTATCTTAGGAACCATGCAATTTTTTATTGAGGCAGGACCtcttcctggcctggaactcacctgtAGACTAGATTATCTGGCCAAAGTGCCCTCCCTAGGTATTTACTTGGTtttgcctccacagtgctgggattacaactgtgtaccaccatacctaaatttttaattttttcgtGGGTTCTGGGCAATGAAGTAGAATCCCCATGCTTATAAGATAAGTCTTTTATCAATGGAGCTGTCCCCCTAGACCACatatcacattttcttcatttacctGTTGATGGATGTCTAGGCTGGTTATTCTATTGTAAATAATGCAACAATAAACACAAATGGTCAAGCATTTTCCATGTTACTAGAAAGTTAATACAAAAGTActattttcttctctgtgaagAACAACAGTTCTTACAGTCTCTTCTGATAGACAACCACTTCCAAGACTCCTGTGAATGTAGATTAGTGTGTCCTGTTCTGAACTTCAGataatgaaatcattttatgTCTGGTTTCTTCCATTCAGCGTGGTTTTGAGTTtcatacatgttttaaaaaacccaaaccaacaacTGAGTAGTTTATTGTGTGAGTATAAGACTAAAGGGCATTTTATAATCAGATTGTCACAGTCCCTGCCTTAGCCAACGACCCCATGCTATAATACCTTAGAAGGATGAAGGCCAATGGAAGCTCAATTTAGCATCGTCATTCTCCTGGAAAATCCTGGGCTTCCTCTTAGTTCATTGCTGCTTTCCATGGTTCCTACATGGATGTTTGGGTTCTGCCTGAGATTAGAGTCCTGCTCCATCAGAGGGATGAGGCCTTTTAGAACTGTTCACAATTGTATTCAACTGCAGGAGGAGATGTtggctctatttttattttttcttgtctcATAGGTTCAAAGAAGAGGCAGCCTCAGATCACAGGACCTGGTTGGGAT is part of the Rattus norvegicus strain BN/NHsdMcwi chromosome 4, GRCr8, whole genome shotgun sequence genome and encodes:
- the Gimap8 gene encoding GTPase IMAP family member 8 isoform X2; this encodes MFILCVLNNFSGSTDPSLGFASIGLRAEMATSSHQGAAAGSQMEHRLCETSIGQGERPRASRGQESNFKQSQGTSTLRLLLLGKQGAGKSATGNTILGKAVFESRFSHHMVTKRCQSESVSVRGKQVIVIDTPDLFSSLGCPEVQQQNLRQCLDLLADPYVLLLVTPIGHSTEEDKKTIEGIQGVFGPQAYRHMIVVFTREDELGEDTLQNHIESKKYLKKLIENIGSQRCCAFNNKADKKQQELQVSQFLDAIEFLMMESPGTYFEPLKTENSGVQGCGTGVTYKGDNLCGSKKRQPQITGPGWDRDTPELRVLLMGKRGVGKSAAGNSILGKQVFKTQFSEKQRVTEAFASHSRLWNQKKFLIIDSPEISSWKLDESDVKEHTFPGPHAFLLVTPLGSSLKSGDSVFSIIKRIFGEKFIKFTIILFTRKEDFEGQDLDTFTKENDALCNLIQIFEGRYAVFNYRATVEEEQSQNS